One Campylobacter lari DNA segment encodes these proteins:
- the secD gene encoding protein translocase subunit SecD, which translates to MRSGKITYRSIIFFVVFLIGLVFSIPSFMQTQSGAKINLGLDLQGGLHMLLGVEVEEAVKSKVKSIASSLSYSINKEDIIVDKIKVNDTSIEFSLLDENDVAKVDLLLKDIKGLAIAHENLHYTLSLTQEEIKLTHEQAILQAVETIRNRLDQFGLAEPNVARSGEDKILVELPGIKTAADEARARELIAKAAHLQLMEVDDVRMDQVNNLTPAQAAEYGDLIFEDAKNPQIKYLVKSIPILDGSMLTDAKVGFAQSNNLPVINFNLNSEGAKKFGDYTGNNVGKRLAIVLDNKVYSAPRINERIGGGSGQISGSFTVEEAHDVAIALRSGALLAPVKMLEKRSVGPSLGADSIKMSMIALAGASILVIAFMVMYYGIAGIFANIALVANILVIIAVMAMFGATLTLPGMAGLVLTVGMAVDSNVIINERIRELLREGASIRQSVENGYKHAMSAILDSNITSLITSVVLYAYGTGAVKGFAVTLSIGILVSMITSIVGTHGMFEMFMNRMEKSNNTRLWFGYRRP; encoded by the coding sequence ATGCGTAGTGGAAAAATTACTTATAGAAGTATTATTTTCTTTGTAGTTTTTCTTATAGGATTAGTTTTTTCCATACCTTCTTTTATGCAAACCCAAAGTGGTGCTAAGATCAACCTAGGGCTTGATTTGCAAGGTGGTTTGCATATGTTATTAGGTGTAGAAGTAGAAGAGGCGGTTAAATCAAAGGTTAAATCCATAGCCTCTTCTCTTAGTTATTCTATCAATAAAGAAGATATTATTGTTGATAAAATCAAAGTAAATGATACTAGTATTGAATTTAGTTTATTAGATGAAAATGATGTAGCTAAGGTTGATTTGTTGTTAAAAGACATTAAAGGCTTGGCTATTGCACATGAAAATTTACACTACACACTTTCTTTAACCCAAGAAGAAATCAAACTAACTCATGAACAAGCTATTTTACAAGCTGTAGAAACCATTAGAAATAGACTTGATCAATTTGGTCTTGCAGAGCCAAATGTAGCAAGATCAGGTGAGGATAAAATTTTAGTCGAGCTTCCAGGTATTAAAACTGCTGCAGATGAGGCTAGAGCTAGAGAACTTATCGCAAAAGCTGCACATTTGCAATTAATGGAAGTAGATGATGTTAGAATGGATCAAGTAAATAATCTTACTCCAGCCCAAGCTGCTGAATATGGAGATTTGATTTTTGAAGATGCAAAAAATCCTCAAATTAAATATCTAGTAAAATCTATACCTATTCTTGATGGTTCTATGCTAACAGATGCAAAAGTAGGTTTTGCACAAAGTAATAATCTTCCTGTGATTAATTTTAATTTAAATTCAGAAGGTGCGAAAAAATTTGGAGACTATACAGGAAATAATGTAGGCAAACGCTTAGCTATAGTTTTGGATAATAAAGTATATTCAGCTCCAAGAATTAATGAAAGAATAGGCGGGGGTAGTGGCCAAATTAGTGGTAGCTTTACTGTAGAAGAAGCTCATGATGTAGCCATTGCTTTAAGAAGTGGGGCGCTTTTAGCACCGGTTAAAATGCTTGAAAAAAGAAGTGTTGGACCATCTTTGGGTGCTGATAGTATTAAAATGAGTATGATAGCCCTAGCAGGTGCTTCCATATTAGTTATTGCATTTATGGTGATGTATTATGGTATAGCAGGAATTTTTGCTAATATTGCTTTAGTGGCAAATATTTTAGTAATTATTGCTGTAATGGCTATGTTTGGAGCAACCTTAACTTTACCTGGTATGGCAGGACTTGTACTGACTGTGGGTATGGCAGTAGATTCTAATGTTATTATTAATGAAAGAATTAGAGAATTATTGCGAGAAGGTGCTAGCATAAGGCAAAGTGTTGAAAATGGTTATAAACATGCAATGAGTGCGATTTTAGATTCTAACATTACTTCATTAATCACTTCAGTGGTACTTTATGCTTATGGAACAGGTGCAGTAAAAGGTT
- the yajC gene encoding preprotein translocase subunit YajC, whose protein sequence is MAENGNIWTSLLPLIVLFAIFYFLVIRPQQKQAKDHKLMVSSLEKGDKIITNGGIICEVVKPEEDFIKVKLNDENVVVKISRDFIAKKIDA, encoded by the coding sequence ATGGCAGAAAACGGAAATATTTGGACTTCATTGTTGCCTCTCATTGTGCTTTTTGCGATTTTTTATTTTTTGGTTATTAGACCACAACAAAAACAAGCAAAAGACCACAAATTAATGGTTTCATCTTTAGAAAAAGGAGATAAAATCATCACAAATGGTGGGATAATTTGCGAGGTGGTAAAACCAGAAGAGGATTTTATCAAAGTTAAGCTTAATGATGAAAATGTAGTTGTAAAAATTTCTAGAGATTTTATAGCAAAGAAAATTGATGCGTAG